Proteins co-encoded in one Rudaeicoccus suwonensis genomic window:
- a CDS encoding MscL family protein, which translates to MQGFKKFVMQGNLVELAVAFIMATAFAAVVKALVAVIMDLIGKVGGTPNFSGYTPGGVHVGDFLTALIAFIFMAAVVYFLIVKPYEAAKERFTKEPDADDPTDTELSLLMEIRDELRSRDRG; encoded by the coding sequence ATGCAAGGCTTCAAGAAATTCGTCATGCAGGGCAATCTCGTCGAACTCGCCGTCGCCTTCATCATGGCGACAGCCTTCGCCGCCGTTGTGAAGGCCCTTGTCGCGGTCATCATGGACCTCATCGGCAAGGTCGGTGGCACACCGAACTTCAGCGGTTACACGCCCGGCGGCGTGCACGTCGGCGACTTCCTCACCGCATTGATCGCATTCATCTTCATGGCCGCCGTGGTCTACTTCCTCATCGTCAAGCCCTACGAGGCTGCGAAAGAGCGCTTCACCAAGGAGCCCGACGCCGACGACCCCACCGACACCGAGCTCAGCCTGTTGATGGAGATCCGCGACGAGCTGCGCTCGCGCGACCGCGGCTGA
- a CDS encoding SAF domain-containing protein has translation MSTRDSTRPPAWQRLLPDPWQGPSRQAQWRRGRARRVLCGLLLAAAVLALVSVVRPPAPATTRVLVAARDLPAGHRLTAADVRGVAWPAGATVPGILAADAVTGTLLVAPIHSGEPLTASRVRAAGRWSGVADGQVVVSVPVTQGSVAQLVQPGDHIDLYDGASGRPIGTDLAVVLAAGTGDRADEASASSGSSSTASGTTQLQVAVSRSQAAAIATANAAGGGVGGGLLVAASPSR, from the coding sequence ATGAGCACGCGCGACAGCACGAGGCCACCGGCGTGGCAGCGGTTGCTGCCCGACCCCTGGCAGGGCCCGAGCCGGCAAGCGCAGTGGCGGCGTGGTCGGGCCCGGCGAGTGCTGTGCGGACTCCTTCTCGCGGCAGCCGTGCTCGCGCTGGTGTCGGTGGTGCGTCCGCCCGCTCCGGCGACGACGCGTGTCCTCGTCGCCGCTCGCGACCTGCCGGCCGGGCACCGGCTCACCGCAGCCGATGTGCGCGGTGTGGCGTGGCCCGCGGGCGCAACCGTTCCGGGCATCCTCGCCGCAGACGCGGTGACCGGGACCCTGCTGGTGGCACCGATCCACAGCGGTGAACCGCTGACGGCGAGCCGGGTGCGGGCGGCCGGCCGCTGGTCCGGTGTCGCCGACGGCCAGGTGGTCGTCAGCGTCCCGGTCACACAGGGCAGCGTCGCCCAACTCGTCCAGCCCGGCGACCACATCGACCTGTATGACGGTGCCTCCGGGCGGCCGATCGGCACCGACCTGGCGGTGGTGCTGGCCGCCGGAACCGGCGACAGGGCGGACGAGGCTTCGGCGTCGAGCGGTTCGTCGTCAACAGCGTCAGGAACAACTCAGCTACAGGTCGCTGTGTCGCGCAGCCAGGCGGCTGCCATCGCGACGGCGAATGCCGCCGGCGGTGGCGTCGGTGGGGGATTGCTCGTCGCGGCATCCCCCTCACGCTGA
- a CDS encoding S-methyl-5'-thioadenosine phosphorylase — MTSSPSPATDTDPMLRAEIGVIGGSGFYSFFDDPQAVHVSTPFGDPSDDIVIGEVDGRRVAFLPRHGHDHRFPPHRVNYRANLWALRSLGVRQVLAPCAVGSLRPENGPGTLVIPDQVVDRTFGRAHTVYDQTGPVVHVSFADPYCPQGRSALVGAASDAGSGSVDGGTLVVINGPRFSSRAESQWHQSAGWSVVGMTAMPEAAIARELAMCFSTICLITDHDAGVEGGESVRHDEVLRIFALNIEHLKTVLRAAIARLPHPSADAAAACECQRALDGMQLPIELPG; from the coding sequence ATGACCTCTTCGCCCAGCCCGGCAACTGACACCGACCCCATGCTCCGCGCCGAGATCGGTGTCATCGGTGGCTCCGGTTTCTACTCCTTCTTCGACGACCCGCAGGCTGTGCACGTCTCAACCCCGTTCGGTGACCCCAGCGACGACATCGTCATCGGTGAGGTCGACGGTCGCCGGGTGGCCTTCCTGCCGCGCCATGGCCATGACCACCGCTTCCCGCCGCACCGGGTGAACTACCGTGCCAACCTGTGGGCGCTACGGTCGCTGGGTGTCCGGCAGGTGCTCGCGCCCTGCGCGGTCGGGTCGCTGCGACCCGAGAACGGCCCCGGCACGCTGGTCATCCCCGATCAGGTCGTCGACCGCACGTTCGGGCGAGCGCACACCGTCTACGACCAGACCGGTCCGGTCGTCCATGTCTCCTTCGCCGATCCCTATTGCCCGCAAGGGCGTTCGGCTCTTGTGGGTGCTGCCTCCGATGCCGGCAGCGGCTCGGTCGACGGCGGCACGCTGGTCGTCATCAACGGCCCACGCTTCTCCTCCCGCGCCGAGTCGCAGTGGCACCAGAGCGCCGGCTGGAGTGTCGTGGGCATGACCGCTATGCCGGAGGCAGCGATCGCGCGCGAACTGGCGATGTGTTTCAGCACCATCTGCCTGATCACCGACCACGACGCCGGCGTCGAAGGCGGCGAGTCGGTGCGACACGATGAGGTGCTGCGGATCTTCGCGCTCAACATCGAGCACCTCAAGACTGTTCTGCGCGCTGCAATCGCGCGACTTCCGCATCCATCCGCTGACGCCGCTGCAGCCTGCGAGTGCCAGCGAGCACTCGACGGCATGCAGCTGCCGATCGAGCTGCCCGGATGA
- a CDS encoding FmdB family zinc ribbon protein encodes MPTYAYACKDCGHAFEIVQSFSDNSLTECPDCHHQSLRKQFNSVGVVFKGSGFYRTDSRDADAKSGSTATDSGKTSESAKSTSSDSTSSGGSGESKTSTSTTESKKSDSSAPAASSASKSSGGSAA; translated from the coding sequence GTGCCGACCTACGCCTACGCCTGCAAAGACTGCGGGCACGCCTTCGAGATCGTTCAGTCCTTCAGCGACAACTCGTTGACCGAATGCCCCGACTGCCACCACCAGTCGCTGCGCAAGCAGTTCAACTCCGTCGGTGTGGTCTTCAAGGGCTCGGGTTTCTATCGCACCGACAGCCGCGACGCCGACGCGAAGTCCGGCTCGACGGCCACGGACTCCGGCAAGACGTCGGAGTCGGCCAAGAGCACGTCCTCGGACTCGACGTCCAGCGGTGGGTCCGGCGAGTCGAAGACCTCGACCAGCACGACAGAGTCCAAGAAGTCGGACTCCTCGGCTCCGGCAGCATCCTCGGCCTCGAAATCCTCGGGTGGCTCGGCGGCCTGA
- a CDS encoding potassium/proton antiporter — MAASAPGQFTTGDLAVVLLISTVVLLVAIAAVRLANRSGLPTLLLYLGIGLVMGESGLGLRFDNPELTQVLGYSALVLILAEGGLTTRWSGIRSAVAPASLLSTVGVLVSVAVVGLAAHLLLHKSLVVAMLLGAIVSSTDAAAVFSVLRRVPLPKRITGVLEAESGFNDAPVVLLVVALADAATPGRSPGPWWLIALEAVGELAGGALIGLALGWIFAWVLRHAAPSSSGLFSIGVLAVTVLAYAAASLAHTSGFIATYLCALLLGNLNLPHHQAVRGFSQALGWLAQIGLFVLLGLLASPARLDSQIIPAIVIGLVLLLVARPASVLLTLPWFRFTWREQAFLSWAGLRGAVPVVLATVPLTVGTPHTEWIFDLVFVLVVVFTLVQALPMPLIARRLGVVEPAHLLDLDVEATPLEELNADVLQVSVGDTSRLHGVEVQELRLPAGADVTLVVRDGEGFVPRRTTVIRRGDRLLLVTTATARSDAIRRVRSVSRDGRMAGWRTPLRSESE; from the coding sequence ATGGCCGCCTCCGCCCCTGGCCAGTTCACCACCGGCGACCTCGCGGTCGTGCTGCTCATCTCCACCGTTGTGCTGCTCGTGGCCATCGCCGCGGTGCGCCTGGCCAACCGTTCCGGACTGCCGACGCTGCTGCTCTATCTGGGCATCGGCCTGGTCATGGGCGAGTCCGGCCTCGGGCTGCGCTTCGACAACCCCGAACTGACGCAGGTGCTGGGCTATTCAGCGCTGGTGCTGATCCTCGCCGAAGGTGGCCTGACGACCCGCTGGTCCGGCATACGTTCCGCTGTCGCACCCGCGTCACTGTTGTCGACAGTCGGTGTCCTCGTCTCGGTGGCGGTGGTGGGCCTGGCCGCGCATCTGCTGCTGCACAAGTCCCTCGTCGTGGCGATGCTGCTCGGGGCGATCGTGTCGTCGACCGATGCCGCGGCCGTCTTCTCGGTGTTACGCCGGGTGCCATTGCCCAAGCGCATCACTGGCGTGCTCGAAGCCGAATCCGGCTTCAACGACGCGCCCGTGGTGCTGCTGGTGGTCGCTCTGGCCGACGCCGCAACACCCGGCAGATCGCCCGGCCCCTGGTGGCTCATCGCACTGGAGGCCGTCGGCGAACTGGCCGGCGGCGCGCTCATCGGGCTGGCGCTGGGCTGGATCTTCGCCTGGGTCCTGCGGCACGCCGCGCCATCGTCTTCCGGGCTGTTCTCGATCGGTGTGCTGGCCGTGACCGTCCTTGCGTATGCCGCCGCCAGCCTCGCCCACACCAGCGGCTTCATCGCGACCTACCTGTGCGCACTGCTGCTCGGCAATCTCAACCTGCCGCACCACCAGGCGGTGCGCGGTTTCAGCCAGGCACTCGGCTGGCTGGCACAGATCGGGCTTTTCGTGCTGCTGGGGCTGCTCGCCTCCCCGGCCCGCCTGGACTCGCAGATCATCCCGGCCATCGTGATCGGGCTGGTGCTGCTGCTGGTGGCGCGCCCGGCATCGGTGCTGCTGACGCTGCCGTGGTTCCGGTTCACCTGGCGTGAACAGGCGTTCCTGTCGTGGGCCGGGCTGCGCGGGGCAGTGCCCGTCGTGCTCGCCACAGTGCCGCTGACGGTCGGAACGCCTCACACGGAGTGGATCTTCGACCTGGTCTTCGTGCTCGTGGTCGTCTTCACCCTCGTGCAGGCTCTGCCGATGCCGTTGATCGCGCGTCGCCTGGGAGTGGTCGAACCGGCGCACCTGCTCGACCTCGACGTCGAAGCGACACCCCTGGAAGAGCTCAATGCCGATGTGCTGCAGGTCAGCGTCGGCGACACCTCCCGCCTGCACGGTGTCGAGGTGCAGGAGTTGCGACTGCCTGCAGGGGCCGACGTCACATTGGTCGTGCGCGACGGCGAAGGCTTCGTGCCGAGACGCACCACCGTCATACGTCGCGGCGATCGCCTGCTGCTGGTGACGACGGCGACCGCGCGTTCCGACGCGATCCGTCGGGTGCGGTCGGTGTCTCGTGACGGGCGGATGGCGGGCTGGCGCACACCTCTTCGATCCGAGTCCGAATAG
- a CDS encoding 5-formyltetrahydrofolate cyclo-ligase: MATETAQAKQAMRRVIRARRRERRQQADDNVWRELSTTLADAVLTFVREAAPDAACVAVYESLDTEPPTEQLITGLRARQRQVIAPITLPDKDLSWRDVAGNADLGVDHIAAADVIVLPALAIDAHGMRLGQGGGSYDRALARRGPHALTLAVVFDGELVAGVPAEPHDLPVDAVWTPTGGILRFA; encoded by the coding sequence ATGGCCACAGAGACAGCGCAGGCAAAGCAGGCAATGAGGCGCGTCATACGTGCCCGCCGCCGCGAGCGCAGACAACAGGCGGACGACAACGTATGGCGCGAGCTGTCGACCACACTGGCCGACGCCGTGCTGACCTTCGTGCGCGAAGCCGCACCGGACGCCGCCTGCGTCGCGGTCTACGAGAGCCTGGACACCGAGCCCCCGACCGAGCAGCTGATCACGGGCTTGCGCGCCCGGCAGCGGCAGGTGATCGCGCCGATCACCCTCCCCGACAAGGACCTCTCCTGGCGCGACGTCGCCGGCAACGCCGACCTCGGCGTCGACCACATCGCAGCAGCAGACGTGATCGTGCTGCCGGCCCTGGCGATCGACGCTCACGGCATGCGCCTGGGGCAGGGCGGCGGCAGCTACGACCGGGCACTGGCACGCCGCGGCCCGCACGCGCTGACCCTCGCGGTCGTCTTCGACGGAGAGCTCGTCGCGGGTGTCCCCGCCGAGCCGCACGACCTGCCGGTGGACGCCGTCTGGACGCCTACCGGTGGGATCCTCCGGTTCGCCTGA
- the galU gene encoding UTP--glucose-1-phosphate uridylyltransferase GalU yields MTSTKRVRKAVIPAAGLGTRFLPSTKAIPKEMLPVVDKPAIQYVIEEAARAGIDDVLTITGRNKAALEDHFDRNWELERALERKGDELRLQRVRKSANLGNVHFIRQGEPLGLGHAVLCAKAHVGDQPFAVLLGDDLIDERDVLLTTMIDTQQRYGGSVVALMEVPKDQVHLYGCAAVSPLAGAGEDIVRVDSLVEKPAPGDEPSNLAIIGRYVLAPEIFSALEHTEPGRGNEIQLTDALLTMAGRVGEPGGGVTGVIFRGRRYDTGDRLDYLKAVVRLAVRHRDVGADFRSWLLDWADSDEARVGGDGEDHLGH; encoded by the coding sequence ATGACGTCCACCAAGCGCGTGCGGAAGGCCGTCATACCGGCCGCCGGCCTTGGCACCAGATTCCTGCCTTCGACCAAGGCGATCCCGAAGGAGATGCTGCCGGTGGTCGACAAGCCGGCCATCCAGTACGTCATCGAGGAGGCCGCCCGGGCGGGCATCGACGACGTCCTCACCATCACCGGTCGTAACAAGGCAGCGCTGGAGGACCATTTCGATCGCAACTGGGAGCTCGAGCGCGCGCTCGAGCGCAAAGGCGACGAACTGCGGCTGCAGCGGGTGCGCAAGTCCGCCAACCTCGGCAACGTCCACTTCATCCGGCAGGGTGAGCCGCTCGGTCTCGGACACGCGGTGCTGTGCGCGAAGGCGCATGTCGGTGACCAGCCGTTCGCGGTGCTGCTCGGTGACGACCTGATCGACGAGCGGGACGTCTTGCTCACGACCATGATCGACACCCAGCAGCGGTATGGCGGTTCGGTGGTCGCGCTGATGGAGGTCCCGAAGGATCAGGTGCACCTCTACGGTTGTGCGGCGGTGTCGCCGCTGGCCGGCGCGGGCGAGGACATCGTGCGTGTGGACTCACTGGTGGAGAAGCCGGCGCCTGGCGACGAGCCCAGCAACCTGGCGATCATCGGCCGGTACGTGCTCGCTCCGGAGATCTTCTCCGCGCTCGAGCACACCGAACCTGGTCGCGGCAACGAGATCCAGCTGACCGACGCCCTGCTGACCATGGCCGGGCGCGTCGGCGAGCCCGGCGGCGGCGTGACCGGCGTGATCTTCCGTGGACGTCGGTACGACACCGGTGACCGGCTCGATTACCTCAAGGCCGTGGTGCGGCTGGCCGTGCGTCACCGCGACGTCGGCGCCGACTTCCGCTCCTGGCTGCTGGACTGGGCTGACTCCGACGAGGCGCGCGTCGGTGGCGACGGCGAGGACCACCTCGGTCACTGA
- the glp gene encoding gephyrin-like molybdotransferase Glp yields MLTVEEYQRRLLQAATRLPSENRPITEIGSLVGAVLDKDVRSAVPLPGFTNSAMDGYAVRAADVTTASADAPVRMTVSDDIPAGDTRQLTLRPGECARIMTGAPLPDGADAVVPVEITDGGLEIVTISEAVTAGSSVRHRGEDVQPGDTVIPAGTLLLPRHVPVLASAGLTEVAVVRRPRVAVVSTGDELLPLGERPGHGQIVDSNGPMLAALVAQGGFELAAVTRCGDTGEAVRAALTPLADSADAIITTGGVSAGAFEPLKLAFEGSGSFDFVKLTMQPGKPQGFGIIGGTPVFALPGNPVSSLVSFLVFVAPALRAMAGRSPEIARHRATVGEQWQSPPGRTQFARVVYADNGHVVRPIGGQGSHVMGGLAGCQALAIVPADVTSLSVGDEVEVISLEGLA; encoded by the coding sequence GTGTTGACGGTCGAGGAATATCAGCGGCGGCTCCTGCAAGCCGCGACCCGGTTGCCGAGCGAGAACCGGCCGATCACCGAGATCGGATCGCTGGTGGGTGCCGTGCTCGACAAGGACGTCCGCAGTGCCGTCCCGCTCCCGGGATTCACCAACTCGGCCATGGACGGATATGCCGTCCGGGCGGCCGACGTGACCACCGCTTCGGCGGATGCGCCGGTGCGCATGACGGTGAGCGACGACATACCTGCCGGTGACACCCGGCAGTTGACCTTGCGACCCGGCGAGTGCGCTCGCATCATGACCGGCGCGCCCTTGCCCGACGGTGCCGACGCGGTGGTGCCGGTCGAGATCACCGACGGCGGTCTGGAGATCGTGACGATCAGCGAGGCCGTGACGGCGGGAAGTTCGGTGCGGCATCGCGGTGAGGACGTGCAGCCCGGCGACACCGTCATACCTGCCGGAACTCTGTTGTTGCCGCGTCACGTGCCGGTCCTGGCGTCCGCCGGCCTGACCGAGGTGGCCGTCGTGCGCCGGCCGCGGGTGGCCGTGGTGAGCACGGGGGATGAGTTGCTGCCGCTGGGGGAGCGTCCTGGGCACGGGCAGATCGTCGATTCCAACGGGCCGATGCTGGCTGCGCTGGTGGCCCAAGGTGGCTTCGAACTCGCCGCTGTGACGCGGTGCGGCGACACCGGTGAGGCCGTCCGTGCAGCTCTGACGCCGCTGGCGGATTCGGCCGACGCGATCATCACGACCGGTGGGGTGAGCGCGGGCGCGTTCGAACCGCTCAAGCTGGCGTTCGAGGGCAGCGGGTCTTTCGATTTCGTGAAGCTGACCATGCAGCCGGGCAAGCCGCAAGGCTTCGGAATCATCGGCGGCACACCGGTTTTCGCGCTGCCGGGCAATCCGGTCAGCTCGCTGGTGTCCTTCCTGGTGTTCGTTGCACCAGCGCTGCGCGCCATGGCCGGCCGATCGCCCGAGATCGCCCGCCACCGTGCCACGGTCGGCGAGCAGTGGCAATCGCCACCAGGCCGCACCCAGTTCGCCCGCGTCGTGTATGCCGACAACGGTCACGTCGTGCGGCCGATCGGCGGGCAGGGGTCGCACGTGATGGGCGGATTGGCGGGCTGCCAGGCGCTCGCGATCGTTCCGGCCGACGTCACCAGCCTCAGCGTCGGTGACGAGGTCGAGGTCATTTCGCTGGAGGGTCTGGCATGA
- the moaC gene encoding cyclic pyranopterin monophosphate synthase MoaC — protein MSERLTHVRDDGSAHMVDISEKPVTARVAAAEGRVLLSHKAVAALRSGDVPKGDALAVARIAGIQAAKRTPELVPLAHPVAVHAVEVDLTVTDEGVGIRAQVRTADRTGIEMEALTCVSVAALALVDMIKAVDKHARITDIRVTAKSGGRSGDWVEADA, from the coding sequence ATGAGCGAGCGGCTGACGCATGTGCGGGACGACGGCAGCGCCCACATGGTCGACATCAGCGAAAAACCGGTCACCGCGCGCGTCGCAGCCGCTGAGGGCCGGGTTCTGTTGTCGCACAAGGCAGTTGCGGCGCTGCGCAGCGGCGACGTGCCCAAAGGCGACGCGCTCGCGGTCGCCCGCATCGCCGGGATCCAGGCCGCCAAACGCACCCCCGAACTCGTGCCGCTTGCGCACCCGGTCGCGGTGCACGCGGTCGAGGTCGATCTGACAGTGACCGACGAGGGGGTCGGCATACGTGCGCAGGTACGCACCGCCGATCGCACGGGCATCGAGATGGAGGCACTGACATGCGTCTCGGTCGCGGCGCTCGCGCTGGTGGACATGATCAAGGCCGTCGACAAGCATGCCCGCATCACCGACATCCGGGTCACCGCCAAATCCGGTGGTAGATCAGGGGATTGGGTTGAGGCCGATGCCTGA
- a CDS encoding MogA/MoaB family molybdenum cofactor biosynthesis protein — translation MPEAVVVTCSDRAAAGTYDDRSGPVLEAALTSWGFVVRRVVVPDGPPVGEALRAAIASGADVVLTTGGTGVSATDVTPEQTMPLIDCEIPGIAEALRAAGVAKGVPTAVLSRGVAGLSGRCLIVNLPGSSGAVRDALAVLEPVVAHVVSQVSGGDHPRTDHEGSGHTDAGHSGPDHPGADR, via the coding sequence ATGCCTGAGGCCGTCGTCGTCACCTGCTCGGACCGGGCCGCTGCGGGCACGTATGACGACCGGTCCGGCCCGGTGCTGGAGGCGGCCCTCACGTCGTGGGGTTTCGTGGTGCGACGTGTCGTGGTGCCCGACGGACCGCCGGTCGGGGAGGCCCTGCGCGCGGCCATCGCCTCGGGTGCGGACGTGGTGCTGACGACCGGTGGCACCGGCGTCTCGGCGACCGATGTCACTCCTGAGCAGACGATGCCGCTGATCGATTGCGAGATACCCGGGATCGCCGAGGCCTTGCGGGCGGCAGGCGTGGCCAAGGGAGTGCCGACGGCAGTCCTGTCGCGCGGCGTCGCCGGGTTGTCCGGCCGGTGTCTGATTGTCAACCTGCCAGGGTCGAGCGGTGCCGTGCGCGACGCGCTCGCGGTGCTCGAACCCGTTGTCGCACACGTTGTTTCGCAGGTGTCTGGTGGCGATCACCCGAGAACCGACCATGAAGGCTCGGGTCATACGGACGCGGGACATTCAGGCCCTGACCACCCGGGCGCGGACCGTTGA
- a CDS encoding GNAT family N-acetyltransferase — translation MKLRPLRTRADRGEFLQLRSDNGAWTKPWDSTSPLPQQSMTFAQLVRFQDREAVEGRLLPFVVDVDGALAGQMHLFGITRGALMSGAAGYWIGQRWAGRSITPFALAMLIDHAFNEVDLHRVEVNIRPDNDRSLRVVDKLGLRDEGLRKGYLHINGAWHDHRSFAVTVEELRHTSLVERMRERE, via the coding sequence GTGAAGTTGCGCCCACTTCGGACGCGTGCGGATCGCGGCGAGTTCCTGCAGTTGCGCAGCGACAACGGCGCGTGGACCAAGCCGTGGGACTCCACCTCACCGCTGCCGCAGCAGTCGATGACGTTCGCCCAGTTGGTGCGATTCCAGGATCGTGAGGCGGTCGAGGGTCGACTGCTGCCGTTCGTGGTCGACGTCGACGGCGCGCTTGCCGGCCAGATGCACCTGTTCGGCATCACTCGGGGTGCGCTGATGTCGGGTGCGGCGGGTTACTGGATCGGGCAGCGGTGGGCCGGGCGCTCCATCACGCCGTTCGCACTCGCGATGCTGATCGACCACGCCTTCAACGAGGTCGACCTCCATCGCGTCGAGGTCAACATCCGACCGGACAACGACCGCAGTCTGCGCGTGGTGGACAAGTTGGGGCTGCGCGACGAGGGGCTTCGCAAGGGGTACCTGCACATCAACGGTGCCTGGCACGACCACCGGTCGTTTGCAGTCACGGTCGAGGAGCTGCGTCATACCTCTCTGGTGGAGCGGATGCGCGAGCGCGAGTGA
- a CDS encoding aldo/keto reductase — translation MDYRPLGDSGLMVSAVGIGCNAFSQRVDQEGVSAILAAARECGVTLLDTSDTYGGQPGGSEELLGQALRGQRDDFVVATKFGMDMRGTLGADYGARASRRYIRRAVEASLRRLQTDHIDLYQLHRPDGITPIEETLSALTDLVAEGKVRYIGCSNFAAWQVTDAAWTAEVDGLASFISVQNRYSLLDRTVEAEVVPACERFGLGILPFFPLEYGLLTGKYRRGEGAPEGSRAASQPDRATWLAKADWDRIEALQTYAAARDLSILDVAIAGLAAQPAVGSVISGATRPEQVTANAAALRWDPSAEDLAELDRITTG, via the coding sequence ATGGACTACCGCCCGCTCGGCGATTCGGGGCTGATGGTCAGTGCCGTCGGCATCGGGTGCAATGCGTTCAGTCAGCGGGTCGATCAGGAGGGCGTCAGCGCCATACTTGCGGCCGCGCGTGAGTGCGGCGTGACCCTGCTCGACACGTCCGACACGTATGGCGGGCAGCCCGGTGGCAGTGAGGAACTGCTCGGGCAGGCGCTGCGTGGGCAGCGCGACGACTTCGTGGTGGCGACCAAGTTCGGCATGGACATGCGTGGCACGCTCGGTGCCGACTACGGGGCGCGTGCCTCGCGGCGCTACATCCGGCGCGCGGTCGAGGCCAGTCTGCGGCGCCTGCAGACCGACCACATCGACCTCTACCAGTTGCATCGCCCCGACGGGATTACGCCGATCGAGGAGACGTTGTCGGCGCTGACCGATCTCGTCGCCGAGGGCAAGGTGCGCTACATCGGCTGCTCGAATTTCGCGGCCTGGCAGGTGACGGATGCCGCGTGGACGGCGGAGGTCGACGGGCTGGCGTCGTTCATCTCGGTGCAGAACAGGTACTCCCTGCTGGACCGTACGGTCGAGGCCGAGGTCGTGCCGGCCTGCGAGCGATTCGGTCTGGGCATCCTGCCGTTCTTCCCGCTCGAATACGGCCTGCTCACCGGCAAGTACCGACGTGGCGAAGGCGCTCCGGAGGGTTCGCGCGCGGCATCCCAGCCGGATCGCGCGACCTGGCTGGCGAAGGCCGACTGGGATCGCATTGAGGCGCTGCAGACGTATGCCGCCGCACGTGACCTGTCGATTCTGGATGTCGCGATCGCCGGGCTGGCAGCGCAACCGGCCGTCGGATCGGTCATCTCGGGAGCCACCCGGCCGGAGCAGGTGACGGCGAATGCCGCTGCGCTGCGGTGGGATCCGAGTGCGGAGGACCTTGCCGAGTTGGACCGGATCACCACCGGCTGA
- a CDS encoding IS3 family transposase (programmed frameshift), which translates to MPKPYPKEFRDDVVAVAGKGDAPLKQIAKDFGISEGCLSNWMKKADIQDGNRPGLTEIDRSELREANKRIRLLEQENEVLRRAAAYLSQANLPKIVFPLVREMAATGAPDSRVRVPVAVACRVLDLSTQGYYKWLKDPVSQRDWDDAHVIDVIHQIHQDDPTLGYRFIADELADAGIAASENRVWRLCSTAGVFASHHRRRGASGKPGPAVHDDLLATVGDHGRVRHDFVGAAHRPNQIWLTDVCEHPTREGKLYLCAVKDCYSNKIVGYSIDSRMKSGLAAAALRNAIALRSPENTIVHSDRGSQFRSKKVLRLLKNNGLRGSMGRVGSSSDNAAMESFFSLLQKNVLNTRRWDTREELRLAIVAWIETKYNRRRRQRALGKLTPVEFEMIYAAADAA; encoded by the exons ATGCCCAAGCCCTACCCCAAGGAGTTCCGCGACGATGTCGTGGCTGTCGCTGGCAAGGGTGATGCTCCGTTGAAGCAGATCGCGAAGGACTTCGGGATCTCCGAAGGCTGCTTGTCGAACTGGATGAAGAAGGCCGACATCCAGGACGGCAACCGTCCTGGTCTGACCGAGATCGACCGGTCCGAGTTGCGTGAGGCGAACAAGCGGATCCGGCTCCTGGAGCAGGAGAACGAGGTCCTACGCCGTGCAGCGGCCTATCTATCGCAGGCGAACCTGCCG AAAATAGTCTTCCCGCTCGTCCGTGAGATGGCCGCGACCGGTGCCCCCGACTCAAGGGTCAGGGTGCCGGTCGCGGTGGCGTGCAGGGTGCTCGACCTCTCCACCCAGGGGTACTACAAGTGGCTCAAAGACCCAGTGTCTCAGCGTGATTGGGACGACGCGCACGTCATCGACGTGATCCACCAGATCCATCAGGACGATCCCACCCTGGGCTACCGGTTCATCGCCGACGAGCTCGCCGACGCCGGTATCGCGGCATCCGAGAACCGTGTGTGGCGATTGTGCTCGACCGCAGGCGTGTTCGCCTCCCACCACCGCCGGCGGGGCGCATCGGGCAAGCCCGGCCCCGCTGTGCACGATGACCTGCTCGCGACCGTCGGCGATCACGGCCGGGTCCGTCACGACTTCGTCGGTGCCGCACACAGGCCGAACCAGATCTGGCTGACCGACGTCTGCGAGCACCCCACCCGCGAGGGCAAGCTCTACTTATGCGCGGTCAAGGACTGCTACTCCAACAAGATCGTCGGGTACTCCATCGACTCGCGCATGAAGTCGGGCCTCGCGGCCGCAGCGTTGCGCAACGCGATCGCGCTGCGCTCGCCCGAGAACACGATCGTGCACTCGGACAGGGGCAGCCAGTTCAGGTCGAAGAAGGTGCTCCGGCTGCTGAAAAACAACGGCCTACGCGGCTCGATGGGCCGTGTCGGGTCCAGCAGCGACAATGCCGCGATGGAGTCGTTCTTCTCGCTGCTGCAGAAGAACGTCCTGAACACCCGCCGCTGGGACACGCGGGAGGAACTACGCCTCGCGATCGTGGCCTGGATCGAAACAAAGTACAACCGCCGGCGTCGTCAGCGAGCCCTGGGCAAGCTCACCCCAGTCGAGTTTGAAATGATCTACGCGGCCGCAGACGCGGCCTGA